One Ailuropoda melanoleuca isolate Jingjing chromosome 14, ASM200744v2, whole genome shotgun sequence DNA segment encodes these proteins:
- the LOC105242137 gene encoding glycine-rich cell wall structural protein 1-like, translated as MDADGGAGGFGSIDGVSGGGAEGVLGLKGVSGSGSGGVAGGVGGRAGRAGGGAGGVPGGALTEDASVLEAAPVSAAPPSDISGARTLALNAASLEVASLEARVVSTDFGFSAGGGCGGGGGSGSEGDGEFPGGMGCHASGGEGGDGIAGVDVRGVAGGGGASVRSGAPVAAAHAL; from the coding sequence ATGGACGCAGATGGCGGCGCTGGAGGCTTCGGCAGTATTGATGGAGTCAGCGGCGGCGGCGCTGAAGGCGTCCTCGGCCTCAAAGGAGTCAGCGGGAGCGGGAGCGGCGGCGTTGCTGGAGGCGTTGGAGGCCGTGCAGGCCGTGCTGGAGGCGGTGCCGGTGGTGTTCCTGGAGGGGCGTTGACTGAGGACGCCTCGGTGCTGGAGGCAGCCCCAGTGTCAGCGGCGCCTCCCTCTGACATCAGTGGTGCCCGGACTCTGGCACTGAATGCGGCGTCGCTGGAGGTGGCATCACTGGAGGCCAGGGTGGTGTCAACAGATTTTGGCTTCAGCGCTGGAGGCGGCTGCGGCGGCGGTGGAGGCAGTGGCAGTGAGGGCGATGGTGAGTTCCCAGGCGGCATGGGCTGCCATGCAAGCGGCGGTGAGGGTGGTGATGGCATCGCGGGTGTTGATGTCCGTGGTGTTGCTGGCGGTGGTGGCGCGTCAGTGAGGTCAGGGGCCCCGGTGGCAGCGGCGCATGCATTGTAG